The following proteins are encoded in a genomic region of Anaerobaca lacustris:
- a CDS encoding PRC-barrel domain-containing protein, which yields MLRSLRGLRDYAIGATDDEIGKVHSFLFDGRTWCIRYLVADTGRWLPGRKVLIAVSALGRPNWPDHIFPVALTKEQVKNAPDIDTDKPVSRQREIELHQHYGWAPYWGLGYGVPAGGVPLPPPVDPDDAKAATKGDPHLRSTREVTGYRIHASDGEIGRVEDFIASDENWIIRYLVVDTRKWLPGRTVLIPPDWAREIRWDDQAVHVDVAKEKVRNAPAYDSSAGVNREYEIQMYDYYGRPNYWP from the coding sequence ATGCTACGCAGTCTTAGAGGCCTCCGCGACTATGCGATCGGTGCAACCGACGACGAGATCGGTAAGGTGCATTCGTTCCTTTTCGACGGTCGAACGTGGTGCATTCGTTACCTGGTGGCCGATACGGGCAGGTGGCTGCCCGGCCGCAAAGTGCTGATTGCGGTATCTGCCTTGGGCCGTCCGAATTGGCCGGATCATATCTTCCCGGTCGCCCTGACCAAGGAACAGGTGAAGAATGCTCCGGACATTGATACGGACAAGCCCGTTTCACGGCAACGCGAGATTGAACTGCATCAGCACTACGGCTGGGCACCGTATTGGGGATTGGGTTACGGTGTGCCGGCCGGCGGTGTGCCGTTGCCTCCACCGGTGGACCCGGACGACGCTAAAGCCGCCACGAAGGGAGATCCACACTTGCGGAGCACGCGCGAAGTGACGGGCTATCGCATCCACGCCAGCGACGGTGAGATCGGACGCGTCGAGGATTTCATTGCCAGCGATGAGAACTGGATCATTCGCTATCTGGTTGTGGACACCAGAAAGTGGTTGCCGGGTCGCACCGTGCTGATTCCTCCCGACTGGGCCAGGGAGATTCGCTGGGACGATCAGGCCGTACATGTCGACGTCGCCAAGGAGAAGGTCAGGAACGCTCCGGCGTACGATTCATCGGCCGGGGTGAACCGCGAATATGAAATCCAGATGTACGACTACTACGGCAGGCCCAATTACTGGCCTTGA
- a CDS encoding prolyl oligopeptidase family serine peptidase, whose translation MGLLLGVFAFLSMASDWLPPESIRPFFEPPAAFVGDLGVYRSPLMFDDGSPVETPEDWPRRREEILAAWRDWLGDWPPLIASPEIRYLEQTERDGVAQHKVRVEIAPGKQTAAGYLLVPDGAGPFPAVLVVYYDAETGVGLGRELRDFGYQLALRGFVALSIGTPEFASLDAPYKPLWDVPTGRPPLQPLSALAYVAANCHTALANLPQVDPDRIGVVGHSYGGKWAMFASCLYDRFACAAWSDPGIVFDEARPNVNYWEPWYLGWDPDVQRQRGVPSETSLRTGPYRQMVETGRDLHELHALMAPRPFLVSGGAEDPPDRWRALNHTVAVNTLLGRSHRVAMTNRQTHAPTAESNSRIYEFLAYCLGSKR comes from the coding sequence ATGGGGCTGCTTCTCGGCGTGTTTGCGTTCCTGTCGATGGCATCGGATTGGCTTCCGCCGGAGAGCATTCGTCCGTTCTTCGAGCCGCCGGCAGCTTTCGTGGGCGACCTCGGCGTCTATCGATCGCCTCTGATGTTCGACGACGGCTCGCCCGTGGAGACGCCGGAGGATTGGCCCAGACGGCGCGAGGAGATCCTCGCCGCGTGGCGCGACTGGCTCGGTGACTGGCCGCCGCTGATCGCCAGTCCCGAGATTCGATACCTCGAGCAGACCGAGCGTGATGGCGTCGCCCAGCACAAGGTGCGTGTGGAGATTGCCCCAGGCAAGCAGACCGCGGCCGGCTATCTGCTCGTTCCCGACGGTGCCGGGCCGTTTCCTGCCGTGCTCGTGGTCTACTATGACGCCGAGACGGGCGTCGGGTTGGGCAGGGAGCTTCGCGATTTCGGCTATCAGTTGGCTCTGCGCGGATTCGTCGCTCTGTCGATCGGGACGCCGGAATTCGCCAGTCTCGATGCCCCGTACAAGCCGCTCTGGGACGTGCCGACAGGGCGGCCTCCGCTCCAGCCGCTATCGGCGTTGGCGTACGTCGCTGCCAACTGCCACACGGCCCTGGCGAATCTGCCGCAGGTCGATCCCGACCGCATCGGCGTCGTGGGCCATTCCTATGGCGGCAAGTGGGCGATGTTCGCCTCGTGTCTCTATGACAGGTTCGCCTGCGCGGCGTGGTCGGACCCCGGGATCGTCTTCGATGAGGCCCGGCCCAACGTCAACTACTGGGAGCCGTGGTACCTCGGATGGGACCCGGACGTCCAGCGGCAGCGGGGCGTTCCCAGCGAGACGAGCCTGCGCACTGGCCCGTACAGGCAGATGGTCGAGACGGGCCGCGACTTGCACGAACTCCACGCGCTGATGGCCCCACGTCCGTTCCTGGTCTCAGGCGGCGCCGAAGACCCGCCCGATCGTTGGCGGGCCCTCAACCATACCGTTGCCGTCAATACGCTCCTGGGCCGATCCCATCGCGTTGCGATGACCAACCGGCAGACGCACGCGCCCACCGCCGAGTCCAATTCCCGGATCTACGAGTTTCTGGCATACTGCCTCGGCTCGAAACGGTAG
- a CDS encoding Gfo/Idh/MocA family protein produces MASSEKDNSTLKQTAGAVATAAAIGQMAYAQGAGKIKVGLLGCGGRGNGAMRQCLEADPGIEIIALADLFESKVRSTRDRIMRDEKYTGRIKIDDDHLYWGYDCHEKLAKCEADLLLMATAPAFRPRQMMAAIKAGKHVFTEKPIATDVAGCKEFMAASKLAKDKGLAIVCGTQRRHEFSRIELMKRIHDGAIGELVGGQCYWYGGGIWFRGASEGMSELDWQCENWYHFTWLSGDQICEQHIHNIDVLNWCFDGPPAKFMAVGGRQWRDHNEGQVRTAKEVCRKYTGSEENWEKYNGDIWDHVYAEFEYPNGARCLSFSGHSPGTGRNGEKIVGTKGTSDCNHNITGQNAWTYQGENVDGMLREHIDLINSIRSGNVLNEGQRIAESTLTAIGAYIAACTGQVITWDWLMNESKHSLVPSQADIMAGKPLYYPVPTGRDPLV; encoded by the coding sequence ATGGCATCATCAGAGAAAGATAACAGCACGTTGAAACAGACCGCCGGTGCGGTGGCGACGGCCGCCGCCATCGGCCAAATGGCTTATGCCCAAGGCGCAGGCAAGATCAAGGTCGGCCTGCTGGGCTGTGGGGGGCGAGGCAACGGCGCCATGCGTCAGTGCCTTGAGGCGGACCCGGGGATCGAGATCATCGCGCTGGCCGACCTGTTTGAGAGCAAGGTCAGGAGCACGCGCGATCGCATCATGAGAGATGAGAAGTACACCGGTCGGATCAAGATCGACGACGATCATCTGTACTGGGGTTACGACTGCCACGAGAAGCTGGCGAAATGCGAGGCCGATCTGCTGTTGATGGCGACCGCGCCGGCGTTCCGTCCTCGCCAGATGATGGCCGCGATCAAGGCGGGCAAGCATGTCTTCACGGAGAAGCCCATCGCGACCGACGTGGCCGGGTGCAAGGAGTTTATGGCCGCCTCGAAGCTGGCCAAGGACAAAGGGCTGGCCATCGTCTGCGGCACGCAGCGGCGTCACGAGTTCAGCCGGATCGAACTGATGAAGCGCATCCACGACGGCGCGATCGGCGAACTGGTCGGCGGCCAGTGCTACTGGTACGGCGGGGGCATCTGGTTCCGCGGCGCCAGCGAAGGCATGAGCGAGTTGGACTGGCAGTGCGAGAACTGGTACCACTTCACGTGGCTCTCCGGCGACCAGATCTGCGAGCAGCACATTCACAATATCGACGTGCTGAACTGGTGTTTCGATGGTCCGCCCGCCAAGTTCATGGCGGTTGGCGGACGTCAATGGCGCGACCACAACGAAGGCCAGGTCCGGACCGCCAAGGAAGTCTGCCGGAAATACACCGGCAGCGAAGAGAACTGGGAGAAGTACAACGGCGACATCTGGGACCACGTGTACGCCGAGTTTGAATACCCCAACGGCGCCCGCTGCCTGAGTTTCAGCGGCCACAGTCCGGGCACCGGCCGCAACGGCGAGAAGATCGTGGGCACCAAAGGCACCAGCGACTGCAACCACAACATCACCGGCCAGAACGCCTGGACCTACCAGGGCGAGAACGTCGACGGCATGCTCCGCGAGCACATCGACCTGATCAACAGCATCCGCAGCGGCAACGTGCTGAACGAGGGCCAGCGGATCGCCGAGAGCACGCTGACCGCGATCGGCGCCTACATCGCCGCCTGCACGGGCCAGGTCATCACGTGGGACTGGCTGATGAACGAATCCAAGCACAGTCTGGTGCCGAGCCAGGCGGACATCATGGCCGGCAAGCCGCTCTACTACCCGGTCCCCACCGGTCGCGACCCACTGGTCTGA
- a CDS encoding SMP-30/gluconolactonase/LRE family protein produces the protein MIARALAIVSVLVMVAAVSAAQDSVVSPGAEMTKLAGGFRFTEGPAADAEGNIYFTDIPNNRILKWAVEAGQLSTFREDSGGANGLYFDREGNLLVCEGSGGRLVAISPDGKLTVLADTYDGKAFNSPNDLWIDPKGGVYFTDPRYGSRDNLPQDGEHVYYLTPDRTKVIRVIDDMVRPNGLIGTRDGRLLYVADHGDSKTFVYTVNEDGTLSGKKLFAPEGSDGMTIDNRGNIYLTTRVVAVYSSEGEKIEEIKVPEGPANLTFGGADRRTLFITARTSLYRIPLAVRGIRTPVMPARERGARQRQR, from the coding sequence ATGATCGCAAGAGCATTGGCAATCGTGTCGGTCCTCGTGATGGTGGCGGCCGTGAGTGCCGCCCAGGACAGCGTCGTGTCGCCCGGGGCGGAGATGACGAAGCTGGCGGGCGGTTTCCGGTTTACCGAAGGGCCGGCGGCCGACGCGGAGGGCAACATCTACTTTACGGACATCCCGAACAACCGCATCCTGAAATGGGCGGTCGAGGCCGGGCAGCTCAGTACGTTCCGCGAGGACTCCGGCGGCGCCAACGGCCTGTACTTCGACCGCGAGGGCAACCTGCTGGTCTGCGAAGGCAGCGGCGGGCGGCTGGTGGCGATCTCGCCGGACGGCAAGCTGACCGTGCTGGCCGACACGTACGACGGCAAAGCCTTCAACAGCCCCAACGACCTGTGGATCGACCCGAAGGGCGGCGTGTACTTCACCGACCCGCGTTACGGCAGCCGGGACAACCTGCCTCAGGACGGCGAACACGTGTATTACCTGACGCCCGACCGCACGAAGGTGATCCGCGTGATCGACGATATGGTGCGGCCCAACGGCCTGATCGGCACGCGCGACGGCCGTCTGCTCTACGTCGCCGACCATGGCGACAGCAAGACCTTCGTCTATACCGTCAACGAAGACGGCACACTGTCGGGCAAGAAGCTCTTCGCTCCCGAAGGCTCCGACGGCATGACCATCGACAATCGGGGCAACATCTACCTGACCACCCGCGTCGTCGCCGTCTACAGCTCCGAAGGTGAGAAGATCGAGGAGATCAAGGTCCCCGAAGGCCCCGCCAACCTCACATTCGGCGGCGCGGACCGAAGGACGCTCTTCATCACCGCCCGCACATCGCTCTACAGGATCCCGCTGGCGGTGCGCGGCATCCGAACGCCGGTCATGCCGGCGAGAGAACGCGGCGCCCGGCAGCGCCAGCGGTGA
- a CDS encoding glycosyltransferase yields MATNGRLVHLEDYEQFIGPEATERICRKKEPLNGFHLTHVNSTYYGGGVATLLSSLTLLMNSVGIKAGWRVMQGSPDFFGVTKKMHNALQGGEINLSERKKRLYEEVVYENVVRNHLDHDMVIVHDPQPLGMVRHYHKKGPWVWRCHIDLSRPSPELWQYMSEHVEHYDAVIFSIAEYRQKLRTPQLFFMPAIDPFSIKNREFSDEETDERLAHYDIPTDLPLVVQISRFDRWKDPKGVIEAFRMARKEVDATLVLLGNVATDDPEGAEVYESLLECREERIIILSREDTALVNALQRRAAVVLQKSIREGFGLTVAEAMWKGTPVIGGNVGGIRYQIEDGVNGFLVSSVEEAANRIVQLVKDESLRRQMGAKARETVRDKFLLSRLLEQYLDLMNAFETVYRLRSGHGGR; encoded by the coding sequence ATGGCGACCAACGGCAGACTCGTCCATCTGGAAGATTACGAACAGTTCATCGGGCCCGAGGCGACGGAGAGAATCTGCAGGAAGAAGGAGCCGCTGAATGGGTTTCACCTCACCCATGTGAATTCGACGTACTATGGAGGCGGGGTGGCCACATTGCTGTCCTCCCTGACGCTGCTGATGAACAGCGTGGGGATCAAGGCGGGCTGGCGCGTCATGCAGGGCTCGCCCGACTTCTTCGGCGTTACCAAGAAGATGCACAACGCGCTGCAGGGCGGCGAGATCAATCTCTCAGAACGAAAGAAGCGATTGTACGAAGAGGTGGTCTATGAGAATGTGGTGCGGAATCATCTGGACCACGACATGGTGATCGTGCACGACCCGCAACCGTTGGGCATGGTGCGGCACTATCACAAGAAGGGGCCGTGGGTTTGGCGGTGCCACATTGATCTGTCGAGGCCGAGTCCGGAGTTGTGGCAATACATGTCGGAGCATGTCGAGCATTATGATGCCGTGATCTTCAGTATCGCAGAGTACCGGCAGAAACTCCGTACACCCCAGTTGTTCTTCATGCCTGCGATCGATCCGTTCTCGATCAAGAACAGAGAGTTCAGCGACGAGGAGACGGACGAACGTCTCGCCCACTACGACATTCCCACGGACCTTCCGCTGGTGGTGCAGATCTCGCGGTTTGACCGCTGGAAGGACCCGAAAGGCGTCATCGAGGCCTTTCGAATGGCTCGCAAGGAGGTGGACGCGACGCTTGTACTGTTGGGCAATGTGGCCACGGACGACCCGGAGGGGGCGGAGGTCTACGAATCGCTGCTGGAGTGCCGGGAGGAGCGAATCATTATCCTCAGCCGAGAGGACACAGCCCTGGTCAACGCATTGCAGCGGCGCGCCGCCGTGGTCTTGCAGAAGTCGATCCGTGAGGGATTCGGCCTGACCGTCGCCGAGGCGATGTGGAAGGGCACGCCGGTGATCGGCGGCAACGTGGGGGGCATTCGCTACCAGATCGAAGACGGCGTCAATGGGTTTCTTGTTTCCTCCGTTGAGGAGGCGGCCAACCGAATCGTTCAACTGGTCAAGGACGAGTCGCTGCGCCGGCAGATGGGAGCCAAGGCCCGTGAGACGGTAAGAGACAAATTCCTTCTGAGCCGTCTGCTCGAGCAATACCTCGATCTGATGAATGCCTTCGAAACAGTCTATCGCCTCCGGTCCGGGCACGGCGGACGGTAG
- a CDS encoding Gfo/Idh/MocA family protein — protein sequence MAHKQKWTRRELLKSSAVAAGTLVLTGTPGSLTYAQGSDTIRVGVVGCGGRGSGAAHDCVNSSPGVKIVALADAFGDRIAKLKGDFSVPDDRCFVGLDSYKKLMALDDVNFVILAAPPGFRPPHLAEAIRQGKHVFMEKPVAVCPAGIKVVIEASELAEQKGLGIVAGTQRRHQFEYVETMKRVLDGAIGEIVSAQCYWNMGGLWCHKRRPGESDVEWQMRNWLYFTWLSGDHIVEQHVHNLDVVNWAFGDVLPETVHGIGGRQYRTGEEYGHIFDHFGVEFSYPGDVRTISTCRQIEGTAGNVSERVVGTKGWTNCSGRIEGENAWRYSGPRSNPYVQEHTDLIASIRSGKPLNEGKTVAGSTLCAIMGRESAYSRQQFKTSWFTSRCTLDLLPSPDLKLSDSMPVPAVAIPGQYELLGFPQRQRRG from the coding sequence ATGGCGCACAAGCAGAAATGGACACGACGGGAACTACTGAAGAGTTCGGCTGTGGCGGCCGGGACTCTGGTCCTGACGGGGACGCCCGGGTCGCTGACCTACGCCCAGGGCAGTGATACGATACGGGTCGGCGTGGTCGGCTGTGGCGGACGGGGCAGCGGCGCAGCACATGACTGCGTCAACTCGTCGCCGGGCGTGAAGATCGTGGCGCTGGCGGATGCCTTCGGCGACCGGATCGCGAAGCTCAAGGGTGACTTCAGCGTGCCGGACGATCGTTGCTTCGTCGGTCTGGACTCCTACAAGAAGCTGATGGCCCTGGACGATGTGAATTTCGTCATCCTGGCGGCGCCTCCCGGCTTTCGCCCGCCTCACCTTGCCGAGGCCATTCGGCAGGGCAAACATGTTTTCATGGAGAAACCGGTGGCCGTCTGCCCGGCGGGCATCAAAGTGGTGATTGAGGCCTCCGAACTGGCCGAGCAGAAGGGCCTCGGCATCGTCGCCGGCACGCAGCGGCGTCACCAGTTCGAGTATGTCGAGACCATGAAACGCGTCCTGGACGGCGCGATCGGCGAGATCGTTTCGGCCCAGTGCTATTGGAACATGGGCGGGCTCTGGTGCCACAAACGTCGGCCGGGCGAAAGCGACGTCGAATGGCAGATGCGCAACTGGCTCTACTTCACGTGGCTGTCGGGCGATCACATCGTCGAGCAGCACGTGCACAACCTCGACGTGGTCAACTGGGCCTTCGGCGACGTGCTTCCGGAGACGGTGCACGGCATCGGCGGGCGGCAGTATCGTACCGGCGAGGAATACGGCCATATCTTCGACCACTTCGGGGTCGAGTTCAGCTATCCCGGCGACGTGCGGACGATCAGCACGTGCCGCCAGATCGAAGGCACCGCTGGCAACGTCAGCGAACGGGTCGTCGGCACGAAGGGATGGACCAATTGCAGCGGTCGGATCGAGGGTGAGAACGCCTGGCGCTACAGTGGCCCACGGAGCAACCCGTACGTCCAGGAGCACACCGACCTGATCGCAAGCATTCGCAGCGGCAAACCGCTCAATGAGGGCAAGACGGTTGCCGGCAGTACGCTCTGTGCGATCATGGGGCGCGAATCCGCCTATTCCCGTCAGCAATTCAAGACGTCGTGGTTCACGAGCCGCTGCACGCTGGATCTGCTTCCGTCGCCCGATCTGAAGCTCAGCGATTCCATGCCGGTGCCTGCCGTGGCGATTCCCGGTCAGTATGAGCTGCTCGGCTTCCCGCAGCGACAGAGACGGGGATAG
- the galT gene encoding galactose-1-phosphate uridylyltransferase, with product MLTNRWVVYAPGRARRPSEMEPAEPVAGELPEKDARCPFCIGNESMIPPILFELPADDSHRWQTRVVPNKYPAFCPDVDVAGKNVGPYRTTTNYGRHEVVIETPFHNRDVPLMAPAEVESVIETYARRTSDLFRIDEAIEAVVVFRNHGRLAGTSLLHPHSQIVATGLVPESVAHHEAVAAEYYRENGRCVLCEMLEYERADGARTVYENDSFLSWVPFAAEVPCEVWIVPKQHCATFSSIVPQERKHLAAALKHALQRLHDVLGDPDYNYVIRSASRQGTIAPHLHWLLQIRPRQTTPAGFEIGSGMQINPALPEEDAERLRGQ from the coding sequence ATGTTGACCAATCGCTGGGTGGTCTACGCACCCGGCCGGGCGCGCCGGCCGTCCGAGATGGAGCCGGCGGAGCCGGTGGCTGGTGAGTTGCCGGAGAAAGACGCACGCTGTCCGTTCTGCATCGGCAACGAGTCGATGATCCCACCGATTCTCTTCGAGCTTCCCGCCGACGACTCACATCGCTGGCAGACGCGGGTGGTGCCGAACAAGTATCCGGCTTTCTGTCCCGATGTTGACGTGGCCGGGAAGAATGTCGGTCCGTATCGCACCACGACCAACTATGGCCGACACGAAGTCGTGATCGAGACGCCCTTTCACAATCGCGATGTCCCGCTGATGGCGCCGGCCGAGGTGGAGTCGGTGATCGAGACGTACGCCCGGCGAACCAGCGACCTGTTCCGCATTGATGAAGCGATCGAAGCCGTTGTCGTGTTCCGCAATCACGGTCGCCTGGCCGGCACGTCCCTGCTACATCCCCACTCGCAGATTGTCGCCACGGGCCTTGTGCCGGAATCGGTCGCGCATCATGAGGCGGTGGCGGCCGAATACTATCGTGAGAACGGGAGGTGTGTCCTGTGCGAGATGCTCGAATACGAGCGTGCCGATGGGGCCAGGACGGTCTACGAGAACGATTCGTTCCTTTCCTGGGTCCCCTTTGCGGCTGAAGTCCCCTGCGAAGTCTGGATCGTTCCGAAACAGCACTGTGCGACATTCAGCTCGATCGTGCCACAGGAGCGAAAGCACCTGGCGGCGGCGCTGAAGCACGCTCTTCAGCGGTTGCACGATGTGTTGGGTGATCCTGATTACAACTATGTGATCCGAAGCGCTTCGAGACAGGGCACGATTGCCCCGCACCTGCATTGGCTGCTCCAAATCCGTCCACGGCAGACCACGCCGGCCGGGTTCGAGATTGGCTCAGGCATGCAGATCAACCCTGCGCTGCCGGAAGAGGATGCTGAACGGTTGCGCGGTCAATAA